gCGTAGATGTTTTgttggagggtgttttgggcCGGGGAGGAATGGGGAGAGGACGGTCAAGATAGGGGTTCCGCCCTCCGGGAAAcgtgatgggggggatgtcTGCATTTTGAACAACTGGACGGCTGGGCTGTCTGGAGCTGGTGCTTGTTGTATCGCGCGGATCTGATACAGATCCTGGTCCTTGGACTGTGGAGGGGCCCGTCGGACCGTGCGTTTCTCGACCGTCGACCTCAACTCCTGCATCTTGGGCTGTTGAGGTGGCACGGCGCCTAGCCGCTTTCAACATGGTGGCCGTTTAACCCAGGAACCACTGCAACCACTCAGGGGCCCTGCAGGTCACTTTTGCTGCAGGAAGTCCCAGAGCTGGTCCCTGTCGACGGGGTAGTTTCGAAAAATATCGTCTAATTCACGGAGGGGTACCCGTTGGACGAATCGAGAAGGCAGATGGCCCTTTGTTGTTGTAGGGACGCCGCAGACGCCGGAGAACGAAATACAGCCTCATTAAAGGCCAGCAGCCAAACAAGAGGCAGAGACTCGGGAAGAGTCCTGAGTGGAAGACAACGGGAGATTATCACCTACATATCTTTAGCCACTCATCTGTACAGGCCGTCCCAAGCAGCCATCCAGCCGCTTGTGTTTTGggaagcagcagccttgTTGGGCCTCGTGTCTGACACTCGACATTTTGAGCCTGAAGCCGTGTCAACATGTCGACGAGCGAATTTCGAGCCTTCCGACCACGCTGTCAGTTAGAGAAGGGCGGCGGTTATtctgggtgaggttgatcGCCCACAGGGGTCGTGGACACACCGAGACCCCTGGGCAGCCCGTTGAGGGTTCATGTCCCGCAAAGGGCAGCACATCGTCCATGCACCCCGGCATTCGAACAAACGATGAGGGGCCGCAACCGACCCATGCTGCGGGAGGACATCCTTGTCAGGCCCCGCTGCAGAATCTGTGTCTCAGaacttcaccatctcccccctcccctcctttcATGTGCTGGCTCTCCCCAGTCCCCGTGCCATCTGGCATCTTTGTCGTCGATATGTCGTTACAATGCTGGATGCAGGCGCGGAGCGATGGGCCGCCGACTCGACCATACAACTTCCGCCGGCCGCTCTCGAGACGGCCTGGTACTATACAGGCTCAATGTCGTGGACTATGTTGGGTTGGTCATTTCCTGGTATaagccgcctcctccatgcGTTGTTGGTCACCACATGAGCGTCTGttttcttgatgatgccgatCCCAACTGTGAGACAACCCCTCTTTGGTTAGTTGGTGTTGGGATGGTGGCTTGCTGCAGGAACAACAAAACTGCATGCGGCATCTGATGAGTTGGACATGTTGAAGAGAAATGATTCCGCTCCTTCAAGGGGCACCAACACTAGCCTTCACAGCGGAGCCGGCCGTTTCTTCAAGACAACGATGCCAAGCCTGATATGTTCCGCATCGTAACCAAGATGGGCTTTTATTAGCGATTGCTACGAGTTAAATGTTTTGGTGCCATTGGAATAATTTGCTGTCTGAGCCGAGCTGACGATGTTGGTAATATCGGGGCTCCTAAGAGTTAATGGCCTCAGTCATCATGAGAAACAGGCAAGTGGTGGCTTGACCGCTGAAGGGAAATTCATGATGTTTGTCGTTGGCCATAGCTGTGGAGACATGCTGTATCAAACATGCCAACTCGTTCATGCTTCAACCACCCAGCCGACAACGGCCATAAAGAAATTTGGCATTTTCGGACCGTGCGGGTGTTGCAGTGTCGTCTCGTCtgaagttgaagttgaagttgTCAAGTGCCAAGTATTGCCGAAGACTTTGTTTCGTAGTGACAAACAGGGTTAGGCCGTAGAGCTACGTCTCAGAAATACATATGGCCCCGCCAACCTCGGACGGACGATCGCCTGGGGATGAGATTGAGAATGATATGATTGCTGATGTCTTCGAGTCAGAttttggtgaagaagagaaggattACCCGCTTGGATGGGTAAATCAGTTTCGATTTCCGGCTTCTAGAACATTGTTTGAGCAGCGGTGGCTTGCGTGATTCTTCATGATCTCCTGAGCGTCTCAGATTTGTAccagcacacacacatgtcTCGACTCTTTTGCTTCAGCGCGTTGGCTAAATAGAAGGTCGTCCAGCTGTGTCCAACTCGAGAGAATCGACAAGAAGGATGCGGCGGACAATGGTAGCGAGCTTCCTCcggtgatgacgatggcCCCTCGAATATCGGATAATGTCTCCAGAGAACAACTCACTCCGGTCTCCATATTTGGAGTTGAGGATTTCTCTTGGCCATAGCCACCGATGCGTCACGTTTGGGTCGTCATCCTAGTGGCATATCGTAGACCTTATCGCAAGATGATCACAGCGGGCTGGGCTGTTTTCATGCTCAATTGAGCATATGAGGCGTGGTAACCGTCATTGGGTGGTCGGACAGAAAAtgacaaagaaaaaagcttTCTCGGATGCTCCCGCCGAATGTTGGGCAATTGCCGAGCCCGCCAGCACACATGAGGCTCCATTCAATCGAGGGGCTGCTGCAATCAGTTGCTTGAGTGACGACTGGTGGACCGCTCCCAACACTGGCGGTCAAAAAGGATAGTGTAGGTGGCTTACCTAATACAAACTCAACGCTGCAGTCCCTCACTGTGGTAGGCTGGTGTGCTTCTCCCGTGCCCGTCTTCAGCAAAACGGCCTCCGCTGGCGGGGTAAATTGGAATGAGTGAAAGGCCCAGAAACCGATCGTCGTCGGCACCTGGAACCACCGAACAACTTCTTTTCGCgcgcccctcctccatcaacaacaacaacaccaacaacaacacaacactCGCCCTAACATCGGCATCGTCTCTCCCTAATAAATCCCCTCACATCACCGAACCAGAcacacaacagcaacctccACATCATGTCCTGGCAAGGTACGTCGTTTTGTTTTAACCCGCGCGGAAGCAAAGCTTGGGGAAACAACCCCACCTTGGGATATTCAGGAGTCGGTTTAGCTAACCttaccaccacaacaacagcttATGTTGACTCGAGGTACGAACCACTACTTCACCATCCTGAACATCGATGCCCATAGAATCCCTCCTATTACCACAGTAATCTAAcatttctcttcctcccgccAGCCTCGTCGGCTCCGGCCACATCGACAAAGCCGCCATCGTCAGCGCCGCCGGCGACAGCACTTGGGCCGCGACCCCCGGCTTCACCGTACGttcccccactccccctaTTCCAACAATCAACATGAACAACCCcttttcccatcctcccccttcccccttttacacaccgctcctcctcctcctccatcaccgcctcaCCCCtgccaccacaccatccccaccccgAATACCATCCCCCATTCTAACTCTCATGCCCAGGTCTCTCCCTCAGAAATaacctccatcatctccatcctcaacgaAACCGACAAGTCCAACGgccccgccgccaccaaggccTTCGCCGAGGGCATCCACGTCGGCGGAGAGCGCTACGTTGCCACCCGCAACGAGGACCGCCACGTCTACGGCCGCCAGGGGAGGACGGGCATCTGCATCGTCAAGACCAAACAGGCCATCCTCGTCGGCCACTACGGCGAGAACGCCCAGGCCGGCAACGCCACCCAGACGGTCGAGGCGCTGGCTGATTACCTGATTGGTCTTGGTTATTAAGTGCGGGAAAGACTGGTGGTGTACGAAAGCGGCAGTAGGTTGTTTaaagaaaggggggtttATGACAATTCatatgaagaagatggttgattagagatggtggtggtgggatgaggaatgagggaaagagaaagaagaagacgcccctttttttttgttgaatCTCTCCAATGAATTTGCACAACTGGCCGGTTCGAGATAATTATATCGCTGTTGTTGATTGTGTTGGTGTAGCtggagctgtggtggtggtggtggtggtggtggtggtggtggtggtggtggtggtggtggtgctggttgtcGATGCTTGCTACCTTTTGCAACCCCCTACTTAGCTAGGTCTAAGTTCCCTATTTACGACTGAGAAGCTGATATCTCCTTTCCTGCTTCTCGCATCACTTGCAACGATTTCGAAACATATCAATGTGCTGAAAACACAAAGCGCGCCTGAGCCTCGTTGAATTCCTCATCTATAGCACTCTTCTTATCCCTGTCCCATAAAGGGCCAGGTTCATACTCCGTACAATCATAGTCGTACACAAGacaaacccctccttcctcctccatcaataTTATCTATAACAGGGGAatatttctctttttctctcaaCGCCTttctaccaccaccattaAAACATCGCTATACCCCCTTTACTTTTCTCAACCCATTGATGGTACAGAGAGCTAGGTAACCTGTCCAATCTTCGCTTGTTCCCATTACCACATGTTATACCCGTCGTCATGACAGTCatatccctcctctcccggaagaagaaaaaaatccAAACCTCACcataaaaagaaaagctgtACTTACTCATCCCTACCAACCTTTACACAACAagcccccctcttcacccaccCAGTGTATTTTTTAGGATTCCTCGAAAACGCCTCCAACAACTCCcgcctcttctccatcttcctcttctccttttcaaTCTCCCGACAAGtcaactccatctcccttCGCAGTACCAATTGTCTAAGCCGCTCCTTGGCACACGCCTCCACCCTCTGCCTCTCCTGTTCAGCAATCCAGTCCTCATAGatcttcttcgccatctccaccccccgttccctcttttccttctccatTTGTTCCACCACAggcttcatcctcatccacgtcttcctccacttcctccccgcctttcTCACATCCCCTACATCAAGCggatcttttcttttcaccACCTTGTCGTCCACCAGCTTgtcgtccaccacctcaacatgATCATCCTCCATTTTCTGTTGCCTCCTACCCCGTCGCTTAAACACCTGTAGGAATCCCATCACCTAAACAGGCAACTCAGcattcctcctcgcccccaaGCCCGTCCTGTCAACCAACATGCCCACATACGGCCCAACAACGGGAATATTCCTCGCAAACCCGAGAATCGTCCCCAAAAAGTCCCCAAACAGGATCAAAATCCCGTACAGCTCGATAAGAAAACCGATCAGAGGCCACCGGAGGAAAATCAACGTCAGGCCGGAAAAGAAGGCGAGAGTTCCTTGGATTTTCTGTCGGCGGGCGAAAAATACGGCTGTTTTGGCAGGGCCGATGATGATTGTTAGGCCGATCAGGAAGAGAATCTGGGGGCAAAGGGTTAGTGAGTGGTGGTGCgaaaggggagaggaagaagaaacgCACATTGCCCATTGCGAGCATGGCTCTatcgaagaagaggagtacACCCCCTATGAGAAAGAAGCCGCCGCCTGAGCAGAAGGCCACTCCGACCTCTGGGGAGATTTGTTAGTTACCACCttgaggggtgggtgggatgtgaggagggggaggggggaacgTACTCTGCGAGTCTGATAACCACATCATCTTCTTATCTCAACAACGTCTCTGCTTAATGATTGCACCAGCCAAGAGAGCTGTCCAGCAAGCCACCACAGACTTGTGATGATGTGTCCCTCGCACCACGATGTGTTCCTCCGAACACGGTCTCCGAATTACCTCCCCCACACCTTGTGAGAGACTGCTCCGTctgcttttttttgttgacGTTTGTATCGTGCGTAGGAGGAATCCCGTTGGGTCGAGCGGAAAGTATGACAGGTGCTGCGGTTTCCTGACCCCGGCGGTGCTATCGTGGCGGTGTTCGGGGTGAATTTTGAGAAGGGTACAGTCGTCGTCGAGACGATGGTCGGCGAtcgttggtggtgtgaaGCCTTGAATCAAAGTATCGTTTTAGTCGGGCGAAAAGGGTAAGGTAAGTAATATCTGTCCTGTCCAGAAGAGGAATCAaaaagctgctgctgcctaGCTCGCAATAGGTAAAACTGTGTTACAGATGATTCGTCGTGGTGTGTAAAGTGTCAAGAGTTCAAAGACACGAAAGCagttggatgatggatgggaatAAGCTGCAACAGCAAGCGCAACGCAACAGCTTGCGACACGAAGGGACAACGCCAAGAGGGACATTTCTTCAGGGGTTCTCTCACAGACGGAAAGGGGGCCTAAGCATTTCTTTCTCGTTGCGGCAGGCAGGGCCCTGGTTTGAAAGATGGAAATATGATTGGCTGATGACAAGACTCCACTCTTGGGAGCTGCTGGTCTTTTCTTGAATTTTTGGAGAAAGTCAAAATCATCTTTTTTGCATCGAAGAAACATCTGAGGATGGACCAAGCTGGTTGAGCAATGAGCAGCAACACATACCCAAAGCCGACAGGATGATGTATTCTTGGGAAAAAAGACTGCCAGTATTAACAGACCTGTCAGCTCTTATTTCAATGGCCAAGGTTAATGACGGTAGGTATATATATCTCGCTTTTCTCTCATGGCCCCCTCAACACAAAAACACATGCCGCGACGGCTCCCATCGCTCGTCGTTGGGAGCACCCCGAGTTTGGTAATCCCGATCCTTACCCGGAAGTCTGTCGATACTCAGGCAGAGAGCAACTGATCACGATTAAGCCGGGGCGTCAACTTGATACTCCTGTCGAGAGGCAGCGAGTTGCATAGATGGGGCCTGACTTTGTTGGTCAAACAATTTATTATCTTGATATTTATGATTCTGTTGTGGAACTGCTGCCATGCCTTTGCCTTGCTTCCGTAACGCCGTGCTTCCCAATCATAAAAACAAATGAACGCCATTCCCAACCACTGGCCCCGCTTCTATTTCAGTATCGTCTGAGCCCCTCTGGCTTCCAAGAATTGCTCCCCTACGCCATTAGGCAGAGATCGAATCATCCCAAACACCTCCCGGTTGTGATACTTTAGTCTCGTCTTGGGGTCAATGTATGGTGCTGGTAGACCAGTGACGTCGCAGTACCGCTTCTGTGGAGCTAGACTTGGAGCGCCTTCGATGTTGGTGTATGTTGGGATTGGGGCAGAGGACGTGGCTCCGTTGCCGTTTCCATTGccttgcttgttgttgttgttgttgttgttgttgttgttattgttgtttAATGACttctccagcaccagcttcgacaagctcctcgacgcctgggcgaggttgggttgaaggctgttgccgccgctgctggcGGGTGTAGACGTCCCACTCGTTGAG
The window above is part of the Podospora bellae-mahoneyi strain CBS 112042 chromosome 3, whole genome shotgun sequence genome. Proteins encoded here:
- the PFY1 gene encoding profilin, required for normal timing of actin polymerization in response to thermal stress (COG:Z; EggNog:ENOG503P5G2), whose protein sequence is MSWQAYVDSSLVGSGHIDKAAIVSAAGDSTWAATPGFTVSPSEITSIISILNETDKSNGPAATKAFAEGIHVGGERYVATRNEDRHVYGRQGRTGICIVKTKQAILVGHYGENAQAGNATQTVEALADYLIGLGY
- the GOT1 gene encoding Golgi Transport (COG:P; EggNog:ENOG503P422), with the translated sequence MMWLSDSQKVGVAFCSGGGFFLIGGVLLFFDRAMLAMGNILFLIGLTIIIGPAKTAVFFARRQKIQGTLAFFSGLTLIFLRWPLIGFLIELYGILILFGDFLGTILGFARNIPVVGPYVGMLVDRTGLGARRNAELPV
- a CDS encoding hypothetical protein (BUSCO:EOG09264I14; EggNog:ENOG503P226; COG:S), with the protein product MASQNPEVLAAQAAHTALLEQLDIHSIHKTFRNPHWRPNQRRNKNIKTILGDAQKKEASVIATPQDASGAATPKDQNDDGLSTSGTSTPASSGGNSLQPNLAQASRSLSKLVLENNNNNNNNNNKQGNGNGNGATSSAPIPTYTNIEGAPSLAPQKRYCDVTGLPAPYIDPKTRLKYHNREVFGMIRSLPNGVGEQFLEARGAQTILK